The following proteins are encoded in a genomic region of Lutra lutra chromosome 16, mLutLut1.2, whole genome shotgun sequence:
- the LGALS9 gene encoding galectin-9 isoform X3, with translation MAFCSSQPPYLNPGIPFSGKIQGGLQDGLKITINGTVLYCNGTRFAVNFHSGYSDRDIAFHFNPRFEEGGYVVCNTKQNGTWGPEERKMHMPFQMGHPFELCFLVDSGDFKVTVNGSHFVQYSHRVPFHRVDTLSITGAVQLSFISFQSTGVWPVNSAPITQTVIHTVHSTPGQPFPNPVIPPVVYPTMTYPVPFFTSIPGGLYPSKSIFVSGTVLPTAQRCGSYAKATASRWLWTVSTCWNTATA, from the exons ATGGCCTTCTGCAGCTCCCAGCCTCCCTACCTGAACCCA GGCATCCCCTTCTCGGGGAAAATCCAGGGGGGTCTCCAGGACGGACTGAAGATCACAATCAATGGGACCGTTCTTTACTGCAATGGAACCAG GTTTGCTGTGAACTTTCACAGTGGCTACAGTGACAGAGACATTGCCTTCCACTTCAACCCTCGGTTCGAGGAGGGTGGCTATGTGGTCTGCAACACAAAGCAGAACGGAACCTGGGGGCCGGAGGAGAGGAAGATGCATATGCCCTTCCAGATGGGACATCCCTTTGAGCTCTGCTTCCTGGTGGACAGCGGGGATTTCAAG GTGACGGTGAACGGGAGCCATTTTGTGCAGTACTCACACCGCGTGCCTTTCCACCGTGTGGACACCCTGTCCATCACTGGGGCTGTGCAGCTGTCCTTCATCAGCTTCCAG TCTACAGGCGTTTGGCCGGTCAACTCGGCTCCCATT ACTCAAACGGTCATCCACACCGTGCACAGCACCCCTGGACAGCCGTTCCCT AATCCTGTCATCCCACCTGTGGTGTACCCCACCATGACCTAC CCAGTGCCTTTCTTCACCTCCATCCCGGGTGGGCTATACCCCTCCAAGAGCATCTTCGTGTCAGGCACCGTCCTGCCCACTGCCCAGAG GTGTGGATCATATGCGAAGGCTACGGCCTCAAGGTGGCTGTGGACGGTCAGCACCTGCTGGAATACAGCCACCGCCTGA
- the LGALS9 gene encoding galectin-9 isoform X1: protein MAFCSSQPPYLNPGIPFSGKIQGGLQDGLKITINGTVLYCNGTRFAVNFHSGYSDRDIAFHFNPRFEEGGYVVCNTKQNGTWGPEERKMHMPFQMGHPFELCFLVDSGDFKVTVNGSHFVQYSHRVPFHRVDTLSITGAVQLSFISFQNTRVSLTQPAFSTMQFSQTARVPPKPKGRNPKSTGVWPVNSAPITQTVIHTVHSTPGQPFPNPVIPPVVYPTMTYPVPFFTSIPGGLYPSKSIFVSGTVLPTAQRFHINLRSGSDIAFHLNPRFDENVVVRNTQINSSWGSEERSLSRQMPFARGRSFSVWIICEGYGLKVAVDGQHLLEYSHRLKNLPAINNLEVGGDVQLTHVQA, encoded by the exons ATGGCCTTCTGCAGCTCCCAGCCTCCCTACCTGAACCCA GGCATCCCCTTCTCGGGGAAAATCCAGGGGGGTCTCCAGGACGGACTGAAGATCACAATCAATGGGACCGTTCTTTACTGCAATGGAACCAG GTTTGCTGTGAACTTTCACAGTGGCTACAGTGACAGAGACATTGCCTTCCACTTCAACCCTCGGTTCGAGGAGGGTGGCTATGTGGTCTGCAACACAAAGCAGAACGGAACCTGGGGGCCGGAGGAGAGGAAGATGCATATGCCCTTCCAGATGGGACATCCCTTTGAGCTCTGCTTCCTGGTGGACAGCGGGGATTTCAAG GTGACGGTGAACGGGAGCCATTTTGTGCAGTACTCACACCGCGTGCCTTTCCACCGTGTGGACACCCTGTCCATCACTGGGGCTGTGCAGCTGTCCTTCATCAGCTTCCAG AATACCCGAGTAAGCCTTACCCAGCCTGCCTTCTCCACGATGCAATTCTCCCAGACTGCCCGTGTCCCACCCAAGCCCAAGGGCCGAAACCCAAAA TCTACAGGCGTTTGGCCGGTCAACTCGGCTCCCATT ACTCAAACGGTCATCCACACCGTGCACAGCACCCCTGGACAGCCGTTCCCT AATCCTGTCATCCCACCTGTGGTGTACCCCACCATGACCTAC CCAGTGCCTTTCTTCACCTCCATCCCGGGTGGGCTATACCCCTCCAAGAGCATCTTCGTGTCAGGCACCGTCCTGCCCACTGCCCAGAG gTTCCACATCAACCTGCGCTCTGGGAGTGACATCGCCTTCCACCTGAACCCCCGTTTTGATGAGAATGTCGTGGTCCGCAACACGCAGATCAACAGCTCTTGGGGATCTGAGGAGCGAAGCCTGTCCCGACAAATGCCTTTTGCCCGAGGCCGGAGCTTCTCG GTGTGGATCATATGCGAAGGCTACGGCCTCAAGGTGGCTGTGGACGGTCAGCACCTGCTGGAATACAGCCACCGCCTGAAGAACCTGCCCGCCATCAACAACCTGGAAGTGGGGGGCGACGTCCAGCTGACCCATGTGCAGGCATAG
- the LGALS9 gene encoding galectin-9 isoform X2, with protein sequence MAFCSSQPPYLNPGIPFSGKIQGGLQDGLKITINGTVLYCNGTRFAVNFHSGYSDRDIAFHFNPRFEEGGYVVCNTKQNGTWGPEERKMHMPFQMGHPFELCFLVDSGDFKVTVNGSHFVQYSHRVPFHRVDTLSITGAVQLSFISFQSTGVWPVNSAPITQTVIHTVHSTPGQPFPNPVIPPVVYPTMTYPVPFFTSIPGGLYPSKSIFVSGTVLPTAQRFHINLRSGSDIAFHLNPRFDENVVVRNTQINSSWGSEERSLSRQMPFARGRSFSVWIICEGYGLKVAVDGQHLLEYSHRLKNLPAINNLEVGGDVQLTHVQA encoded by the exons ATGGCCTTCTGCAGCTCCCAGCCTCCCTACCTGAACCCA GGCATCCCCTTCTCGGGGAAAATCCAGGGGGGTCTCCAGGACGGACTGAAGATCACAATCAATGGGACCGTTCTTTACTGCAATGGAACCAG GTTTGCTGTGAACTTTCACAGTGGCTACAGTGACAGAGACATTGCCTTCCACTTCAACCCTCGGTTCGAGGAGGGTGGCTATGTGGTCTGCAACACAAAGCAGAACGGAACCTGGGGGCCGGAGGAGAGGAAGATGCATATGCCCTTCCAGATGGGACATCCCTTTGAGCTCTGCTTCCTGGTGGACAGCGGGGATTTCAAG GTGACGGTGAACGGGAGCCATTTTGTGCAGTACTCACACCGCGTGCCTTTCCACCGTGTGGACACCCTGTCCATCACTGGGGCTGTGCAGCTGTCCTTCATCAGCTTCCAG TCTACAGGCGTTTGGCCGGTCAACTCGGCTCCCATT ACTCAAACGGTCATCCACACCGTGCACAGCACCCCTGGACAGCCGTTCCCT AATCCTGTCATCCCACCTGTGGTGTACCCCACCATGACCTAC CCAGTGCCTTTCTTCACCTCCATCCCGGGTGGGCTATACCCCTCCAAGAGCATCTTCGTGTCAGGCACCGTCCTGCCCACTGCCCAGAG gTTCCACATCAACCTGCGCTCTGGGAGTGACATCGCCTTCCACCTGAACCCCCGTTTTGATGAGAATGTCGTGGTCCGCAACACGCAGATCAACAGCTCTTGGGGATCTGAGGAGCGAAGCCTGTCCCGACAAATGCCTTTTGCCCGAGGCCGGAGCTTCTCG GTGTGGATCATATGCGAAGGCTACGGCCTCAAGGTGGCTGTGGACGGTCAGCACCTGCTGGAATACAGCCACCGCCTGAAGAACCTGCCCGCCATCAACAACCTGGAAGTGGGGGGCGACGTCCAGCTGACCCATGTGCAGGCATAG